From a single Collimonas pratensis genomic region:
- a CDS encoding IS4 family transposase, whose translation MLEGEGGGAHDAHLMRLGRACPSLDADLLFDPDEIQATYLLRDKVPPAKPRLDEEMS comes from the coding sequence AAGGGGGCGGCGCGCATGATGCGCACCTGATGCGGCTGGGCCGAGCCTGCCCCAGCCTGGACGCCGATTTGCTCTTCGATCCGGACGAAATTCAAGCTACCTACCTGTTGCGAGACAAAGTACCGCCGGCCAAGCCAAGGCTCGACGAAGAGATGAGTTAG
- a CDS encoding ankyrin repeat domain-containing protein has product MFKLHTRSRSGFSALLLLLAALAWLPSAAWANNSDDFFKAAKMDDERSMKALLAAGVSPNLIQKERGETGLMVAVREESKKVFNVLLNAKGVDLNIRARNGDTALMIASYKGDVPMVKALLEKEAEPNNTGWTALHYAAAIGNDEIVQMLLDASAYIDAGSPNNTTPIMMAARAGKILTVKLLLDSGADVTLKNDVGMNAIDLAKKFDHNDIADGLAQRLQKAGKL; this is encoded by the coding sequence ATGTTTAAATTGCACACGCGCAGCCGTTCTGGTTTTTCCGCTCTGCTGTTGCTGCTGGCGGCGCTGGCATGGCTGCCGTCGGCCGCCTGGGCTAACAACAGCGACGATTTTTTCAAGGCCGCCAAGATGGATGACGAGCGCAGCATGAAGGCGCTGCTGGCGGCCGGCGTCAGTCCCAATCTGATACAAAAAGAGCGCGGCGAAACCGGCTTGATGGTGGCTGTGCGCGAGGAATCGAAGAAGGTCTTCAATGTTTTATTGAATGCAAAGGGTGTCGACCTCAACATCCGCGCCCGCAACGGCGATACCGCGCTGATGATCGCCTCCTATAAGGGCGACGTGCCGATGGTGAAGGCCTTGCTGGAGAAGGAAGCCGAGCCGAACAACACCGGCTGGACGGCGCTGCATTACGCGGCGGCGATCGGTAACGATGAGATCGTGCAGATGCTGCTGGACGCCTCCGCGTATATCGACGCCGGTTCGCCCAACAATACGACACCGATCATGATGGCGGCACGCGCCGGCAAGATCCTGACGGTCAAACTGCTGCTCGACAGCGGCGCCGACGTTACCCTGAAAAACGATGTCGGCATGAATGCGATCGACCTGGCTAAGAAATTCGATCACAACGACATCGCCGACGGCTTGGCGCAACGCCTGCAGAAAGCCGGCAAGCTCTAA
- a CDS encoding TatD family hydrolase, whose product MYIDSHCHINFPELSARMPEILAKMAQNQVTHALCVSVDLPDFPQVLALAETYPHIFASVGVHPDYEDTPEPSVDDLIRLSDHPKIIAIGETGLDYYRLQGDLEWQRERFRRHIRASRATGKPLIIHTRAASEDTIRIMQEEGAGTNAGGAGGVMHCFTESLAVAEAAIAMGFYISFSGIVTFKSAKELQAVALAVPLSSTLIETDSPYLAPVPHRGKMNEPGWVMHVGEFLANLKGVTAAEVAQRTTDNFFNLFKLAKDQAHV is encoded by the coding sequence ATGTATATCGATTCCCACTGCCATATCAATTTTCCGGAGCTGTCCGCCAGGATGCCGGAAATCCTCGCCAAGATGGCGCAAAACCAGGTGACCCACGCGCTGTGCGTATCGGTCGATCTGCCGGATTTCCCGCAGGTGCTGGCGCTGGCCGAGACCTATCCGCACATCTTTGCCTCGGTCGGTGTCCACCCCGACTATGAAGATACGCCGGAACCCAGCGTCGACGACTTGATCCGCCTGTCTGACCATCCGAAGATCATCGCCATCGGCGAAACCGGCCTCGACTATTACCGCTTGCAGGGCGACCTGGAATGGCAGCGCGAGCGCTTCCGCCGCCATATCCGCGCTTCCCGCGCGACCGGCAAACCGCTGATCATCCATACCCGTGCCGCCTCGGAAGACACCATCCGCATCATGCAGGAAGAGGGCGCGGGCACCAATGCCGGCGGTGCCGGCGGCGTCATGCATTGCTTTACCGAATCGCTGGCGGTGGCCGAAGCGGCGATCGCCATGGGTTTCTATATTTCCTTTTCCGGCATCGTCACCTTCAAGAGCGCCAAGGAGCTGCAGGCGGTGGCGCTGGCCGTGCCCCTGAGCAGTACCCTGATCGAAACCGATTCGCCCTACCTGGCGCCGGTGCCGCATCGCGGCAAGATGAACGAGCCTGGCTGGGTCATGCATGTCGGCGAATTCCTGGCCAACCTGAAGGGGGTGACGGCGGCCGAAGTGGCGCAGCGGACCACGGATAATTTTTTCAATTTGTTCAAACTGGCAAAGGATCAGGCTCATGTTTAA
- the rph gene encoding ribonuclease PH translates to MPTITRPSGRAADALRTVRLTRNYTKHAEGSALVEFGDTKVICTASLEEKVPGFLKGKGQGWLTAEYGMLPRSTNTRMDREAARGKQSGRTQEIQRLIGRSLRAAFDLQAFGERTLHLDCDVIQADGGTRTAAITGAMVAAYDAFTQLLESKAIAAIPLKHFVAAISVGVYQGTPVLDLDYVEDSGCDTDMNVVMTDTGHFIEVQGTAEGVAFDRPTLNSLLDLAQGGIGELIQLQKQALGLAE, encoded by the coding sequence ATGCCTACTATTACCCGTCCTAGCGGCCGTGCCGCCGATGCCTTGCGCACCGTGCGCCTGACCCGCAACTACACCAAGCACGCCGAAGGTTCGGCGCTGGTCGAGTTCGGCGACACCAAAGTGATCTGCACCGCCAGCCTGGAAGAGAAGGTTCCCGGCTTCCTGAAGGGCAAAGGACAGGGCTGGCTGACCGCGGAATACGGCATGCTGCCACGCTCCACCAATACCCGCATGGACCGCGAAGCGGCGCGCGGCAAGCAATCCGGCCGCACCCAGGAAATCCAGCGTCTGATCGGGCGTTCCTTGCGTGCCGCTTTCGACCTGCAGGCTTTCGGCGAACGCACCCTGCACCTGGACTGCGACGTGATCCAGGCCGATGGCGGCACCCGCACTGCGGCCATCACCGGCGCCATGGTCGCCGCCTACGATGCTTTCACGCAGCTGCTGGAAAGCAAGGCGATTGCCGCGATCCCGCTCAAGCACTTTGTCGCCGCGATTTCGGTCGGTGTCTATCAAGGCACGCCAGTGCTGGACCTGGACTATGTCGAAGATTCGGGCTGCGATACCGACATGAACGTGGTGATGACCGATACCGGCCATTTCATCGAAGTGCAAGGCACGGCGGAAGGCGTGGCTTTCGACCGTCCGACCCTGAACAGCCTGCTGGACCTGGCGCAAGGCGGCATCGGCGAGCTGATCCAGTTGCAGAAGCAGGCTTTGGGCCTGGCTGAATAA
- a CDS encoding PP2C family protein-serine/threonine phosphatase, which produces MRFSVYQESHIGGRKVNQDRMGYSFTRDALLLLLTDGMGGHLHGEIAANIAMQTIGSLFQKNAQPYIKKPERFLEDSFYAAHMEIHRYREVHKLPETPRTTVVACLIQHNSAFWAHCGDSRLYWMRNGQILARTRDHSRIESLIAQGKADPSERATHPDRNKLFNCLGATNMPIVELSRRVSLQAGDVMLLCSDGLWSMLPDHLLAQRLQTSTIVRAVPELVNNALGIAGKTSDNITALAMAWGSDPNIDDPSSSIVTHTLPIGSLTTTIQAPRLGAVDAPDGFSDADIEQAIAEIRGAIEKNI; this is translated from the coding sequence ATGCGATTTTCTGTTTATCAAGAGAGCCATATCGGTGGCCGCAAGGTCAATCAGGACCGGATGGGGTATAGCTTCACGCGTGACGCTTTGCTGCTATTGCTGACCGACGGCATGGGCGGCCACCTGCACGGCGAGATCGCCGCCAACATCGCGATGCAAACCATCGGTTCGCTGTTCCAGAAGAATGCCCAGCCGTATATCAAGAAGCCGGAGCGCTTCCTGGAAGACAGTTTCTATGCCGCGCACATGGAAATCCATCGCTACCGCGAAGTGCACAAGCTGCCGGAAACGCCACGCACCACGGTGGTGGCCTGCCTGATCCAGCACAACAGCGCGTTCTGGGCGCATTGCGGCGATTCGCGCCTGTATTGGATGCGCAATGGCCAGATCCTGGCGCGCACGCGCGACCACTCGCGCATCGAAAGCCTGATCGCCCAGGGCAAGGCCGATCCTTCGGAGCGCGCCACCCACCCTGACCGCAACAAGCTGTTCAACTGCCTCGGCGCCACCAACATGCCGATCGTCGAACTGTCGCGCCGCGTCAGCCTGCAGGCCGGCGACGTCATGCTGCTGTGCTCGGACGGCTTGTGGTCGATGCTGCCGGACCACCTGCTGGCGCAGCGCCTGCAAACCAGCACCATCGTCCGTGCGGTGCCGGAGCTGGTGAACAATGCGCTAGGGATTGCCGGCAAAACCAGCGATAATATTACCGCTTTGGCAATGGCCTGGGGCAGCGATCCGAATATTGACGATCCTTCCAGCTCTATCGTCACGCACACGCTGCCGATCGGCAGCCTGACCACCACCATCCAGGCGCCGCGGCTGGGCGCGGTGGATGCGCCGGATGGCTTCAGCGATGCCGACATTGAACAGGCGATTGCGGAGATCCGCGGCGCTATTGAGAAAAATATCTAA
- a CDS encoding serine/threonine protein kinase, translating to MAAQNNAPLPDGLKIAGYRIVKKIASGGFSIVYLAYDEDGNAVAIKEYLPSSLALRQWGELAPAISPENLPTFRIGLKCFFEEGRALARIAHPNVVSVINFFRANETVYMVMAYESGRSLQEHILRRRDKGEKPLVSEKFIRKMFRHVMNGLREVHTHKLLHLDLKPANIYLRADGTPILLDFGAARQTLRSDSPKLYPMYTPGFAPAELYERNGNLGPWTDIYSIGASIFACMVGAPPQPVDQRKVNDKMEGHFRKLEGLYSPELIQVVRWCLMIDPLQRPQSVFAVQRALMEPVQEEEVSVRDMVTRKIRNVFFTHIQFRRKAESNPDTTIQENTQ from the coding sequence ATGGCCGCACAAAACAATGCTCCATTGCCTGACGGGCTAAAAATTGCTGGATACCGCATTGTAAAGAAGATTGCTTCTGGCGGGTTCAGTATTGTCTATCTGGCATACGATGAGGATGGCAACGCAGTCGCCATCAAAGAATATCTGCCGAGTTCATTGGCGTTACGCCAATGGGGGGAACTCGCGCCGGCGATTTCGCCGGAAAACCTGCCGACCTTCAGGATCGGCTTGAAATGCTTTTTCGAGGAAGGGCGCGCGCTGGCGCGCATCGCACATCCGAACGTGGTGAGCGTGATCAATTTCTTCCGCGCCAATGAAACCGTGTATATGGTGATGGCCTATGAGTCCGGCCGCTCGCTGCAGGAACATATCCTGCGCCGCCGCGACAAGGGCGAGAAGCCGCTGGTGTCGGAAAAATTCATCCGCAAGATGTTCCGCCACGTGATGAACGGCTTGCGCGAAGTACATACGCACAAGCTGCTGCACCTGGACCTGAAGCCGGCCAACATCTACCTGCGCGCCGACGGCACGCCGATCCTGCTGGACTTCGGCGCCGCCCGCCAGACTTTGCGTTCCGATTCGCCCAAGCTGTACCCAATGTATACGCCCGGGTTTGCTCCGGCTGAATTGTATGAGCGTAATGGCAACCTTGGGCCGTGGACCGATATCTACAGTATCGGCGCTTCCATTTTTGCCTGCATGGTCGGCGCGCCGCCGCAGCCGGTCGACCAGCGCAAGGTCAATGACAAGATGGAAGGCCATTTCCGCAAGCTGGAAGGCCTGTATTCGCCGGAACTGATCCAGGTGGTGCGCTGGTGCCTGATGATCGATCCGCTGCAGCGGCCGCAAAGCGTGTTTGCGGTGCAGCGGGCATTGATGGAACCGGTGCAGGAAGAAGAAGTGAGCGTGCGCGACATGGTGACGCGCAAGATCCGCAATGTCTTTTTCACGCATATCCAGTTCCGCCGCAAGGCCGAGAGCAATCCGGACACCACCATCCAGGAAAACACCCAGTAA
- a CDS encoding YicC/YloC family endoribonuclease: MTICSMTGYAVANRETAAGTITIEIKSVNSRFLDLQFRINDDLRSLEPALREAIIGRVARGKVECRLSFGRKAASGASQALNTELLASLADLQSAVRQQFIEAAPLTVNELLRWPGVIEEAVISQDTLQADVQATMSATLEAFVESRAREGAALQATLITRIDAMDAIVQRITPLVPQVVAQFQQKATERMQEALGLAQQDAGNNGLSREEALDRIRQEVTLYGIRIDIAEELSRLAAHLNETRHILKKGGQVGKRLDFMMQELNREANTVGSKAAIKELADASMELKLLIDQMREQVQNLE, encoded by the coding sequence TTGACTATCTGTAGCATGACAGGTTACGCCGTCGCCAATCGCGAGACGGCAGCAGGCACGATTACCATCGAGATCAAGAGCGTCAATTCGCGTTTTCTCGACCTGCAATTCCGCATCAACGACGATTTGCGCTCGCTCGAACCGGCGCTGCGCGAGGCCATTATCGGCCGCGTTGCCCGCGGCAAGGTCGAGTGCCGGCTGAGTTTCGGCCGTAAAGCCGCATCGGGCGCGTCGCAAGCCTTGAACACTGAACTGCTGGCTTCCCTGGCCGACCTGCAAAGCGCGGTACGCCAGCAATTCATCGAAGCCGCGCCGCTCACGGTCAATGAGCTGCTGCGCTGGCCCGGCGTGATCGAAGAAGCGGTGATCAGCCAGGATACGCTGCAAGCTGACGTCCAGGCTACCATGAGCGCCACCCTGGAAGCGTTTGTCGAATCGCGCGCACGTGAAGGCGCGGCCCTGCAAGCCACGCTGATCACCCGTATCGACGCCATGGACGCCATCGTGCAGCGGATTACGCCGCTGGTGCCGCAGGTGGTGGCGCAATTCCAGCAAAAAGCCACGGAGCGGATGCAGGAAGCGCTCGGCTTGGCGCAGCAGGATGCCGGCAACAACGGCCTGTCACGCGAAGAAGCCCTGGACCGGATCCGCCAGGAAGTCACGTTGTACGGCATCCGCATCGATATCGCTGAAGAGCTGTCGCGCCTCGCCGCCCACCTCAATGAAACCCGCCACATCCTGAAAAAAGGCGGCCAAGTCGGCAAGCGCCTGGATTTCATGATGCAAGAACTCAATCGCGAAGCGAATACGGTGGGCTCAAAAGCGGCGATCAAGGAATTGGCTGACGCTTCCATGGAGTTGAAGCTGCTGATCGACCAGATGCGCGAACAGGTGCAAAACCTGGAATAA
- a CDS encoding OprD family outer membrane porin — MNILALVRHLAPLTAAATICAHAANTDVAKPAAHPGPFSRSEEHGEHGIIDGDAIDQGHAAAAQPAASSQQADSKGLIADSHLNWLLRSYTDHLETQGASTRDASVLGSQLNFESGFTTGAIGLGADAGLFSALKLNGGNGAGNMVHVDPAGGGSNQQAWTYFGLYDLKTRVSNTIVKYGAQIVHNPFLEPHDNRALPPTFLGTSLISTEIAGLSLAAGSFTRSQPRGQTRLQPLRTAYGGIQLDRFSYLGGDYAYSPDTKVSLYASRAENVWDQYYSALSHSIGDANTLCWTGQLNYYATRNQGSSRQGSINTNAYSVALSAQHKAHTVLLAYQKIQGKQFFDYVGEGAGDFLSNSMNVDYNAPGEQSLQLRHTVDLGSYGVPGLKIMTWGVQGWGADASASAAANADPASSLYGLYWKNGAPVHGKHWEIGMIPTYVVQTGKLKGSSVNLTLMHHRANAQYSDAGNTIYRLVLNMPMNIF; from the coding sequence TTGAATATCCTTGCCTTAGTGCGCCATCTGGCGCCACTGACAGCCGCCGCAACGATCTGCGCCCATGCGGCGAATACCGACGTAGCCAAGCCAGCCGCCCACCCTGGTCCATTCAGCAGAAGCGAAGAACACGGCGAACATGGCATCATCGACGGCGACGCTATCGACCAGGGCCATGCCGCAGCGGCGCAGCCTGCAGCCAGTTCGCAACAGGCCGACAGCAAGGGCCTGATCGCCGACAGCCATCTCAACTGGCTGCTGCGCAGTTACACCGATCACCTGGAAACCCAGGGCGCCAGCACCCGCGACGCCTCGGTGCTGGGCAGCCAGCTCAACTTTGAATCCGGCTTTACTACTGGCGCCATCGGCCTCGGTGCGGATGCCGGCCTGTTCAGCGCATTGAAGCTGAATGGCGGCAACGGCGCCGGCAACATGGTGCACGTGGATCCTGCCGGTGGTGGCAGCAATCAGCAGGCATGGACCTACTTCGGGCTGTACGACCTGAAGACCCGGGTCTCGAACACGATAGTGAAATATGGCGCGCAAATCGTCCATAACCCTTTCCTGGAACCGCATGACAACCGCGCCCTGCCGCCAACCTTCCTCGGCACCTCCCTGATCAGCACTGAAATTGCCGGCCTCAGCCTGGCTGCCGGCAGCTTTACCAGGAGCCAGCCGCGCGGACAAACCCGTTTGCAGCCCTTGCGCACGGCCTATGGCGGCATCCAGCTGGATCGTTTCAGCTATCTCGGCGGCGACTATGCCTACAGCCCGGACACCAAGGTCTCGCTGTACGCCAGCCGCGCCGAAAACGTCTGGGACCAGTACTACTCCGCCCTCTCGCACAGCATCGGCGACGCCAATACACTGTGCTGGACCGGCCAGCTGAATTACTATGCCACGCGCAACCAGGGCAGCAGCCGGCAAGGAAGCATCAACACCAATGCCTACAGCGTGGCCCTGAGCGCCCAGCACAAGGCGCATACGGTGCTGCTGGCGTATCAGAAAATCCAAGGCAAGCAGTTCTTCGATTATGTCGGCGAAGGCGCCGGCGATTTTCTCAGCAATTCGATGAACGTCGATTACAACGCTCCCGGCGAACAATCGCTGCAGCTGCGGCACACGGTAGATCTGGGCAGCTACGGCGTGCCCGGTTTGAAAATCATGACCTGGGGTGTGCAGGGCTGGGGCGCAGATGCCTCGGCCAGCGCGGCCGCCAACGCCGATCCGGCCAGCAGCTTGTATGGCTTGTACTGGAAGAACGGCGCGCCGGTGCACGGCAAGCATTGGGAGATCGGCATGATCCCGACCTATGTGGTACAAACCGGCAAGCTGAAAGGCAGCAGCGTTAACCTGACCTTGATGCATCATCGGGCCAACGCGCAATACTCGGACGCCGGCAATACCATCTACCGGCTGGTCCTGAACATGCCCATGAATATTTTTTAA
- a CDS encoding lysozyme inhibitor LprI family protein: MRKLLMALCLVVPAAAFAQVDPCLSQSNTIEMNTCAKTAFDKDEKVLNETYQQLVKQITKPDQDGVRYGEVKKKLIEAQRAWVGFRKKDCDAVYTYNESGTIRDIEFLGCMRAHTEQRTKELKNFIVEK; the protein is encoded by the coding sequence ATGCGTAAGTTGCTGATGGCCCTGTGCCTGGTAGTGCCTGCTGCAGCGTTTGCTCAGGTTGATCCATGTCTGTCGCAGAGCAATACGATCGAAATGAATACCTGCGCCAAGACTGCTTTCGACAAAGATGAGAAAGTCCTGAACGAGACCTATCAGCAACTGGTCAAGCAGATCACCAAGCCGGACCAGGATGGCGTGCGCTACGGCGAAGTCAAGAAGAAGCTGATTGAAGCGCAGCGCGCCTGGGTCGGTTTCCGCAAGAAGGATTGCGATGCCGTGTATACCTATAATGAGAGCGGCACTATTCGTGATATCGAATTCCTGGGCTGCATGCGCGCCCACACCGAACAGCGCACCAAGGAACTGAAGAATTTCATCGTCGAAAAATAA